The Snodgrassella alvi wkB2 genome window below encodes:
- the htpX gene encoding protease HtpX, producing the protein MKRIVLFIVTNLAVIIVINVVLNILCALLGINIYSNGNGILLLLAAVVGFTGSIISLIMSKTLALNSVNGQIIGQPQTAAEAWLLNTVASLASQWNIAMPEVAIYDSPEPNAFATGATRNSSLVAVSTGLLHNMSQDELEAVLAHEMAHIGNGDMVTMTLLQGVVNTFVFFWANRIADVVARKEDGEVSHSIYYLVSMILQTVFGFLASLIVMWFSRQREYRADAGAARLVGAPKMIAALQRLKGETSHLPAGMQAFGIASETADALFSTHPTLDNRINRLRQM; encoded by the coding sequence GTGAAACGTATTGTATTGTTTATTGTTACCAATCTTGCAGTCATCATTGTTATTAATGTTGTTCTGAATATTCTTTGTGCACTTTTAGGTATTAATATTTATAGTAATGGCAATGGTATTTTGTTATTACTGGCTGCTGTTGTAGGTTTTACCGGTTCTATTATTTCTTTGATAATGTCCAAAACGCTGGCACTTAATTCCGTTAATGGACAGATTATCGGTCAGCCGCAAACAGCTGCAGAGGCATGGCTGTTAAATACAGTTGCCAGTCTGGCTAGTCAGTGGAATATTGCTATGCCCGAGGTGGCTATTTATGATTCTCCTGAACCTAATGCTTTTGCTACCGGAGCTACACGTAACAGCTCACTGGTGGCGGTAAGTACTGGTCTGCTGCATAATATGTCGCAGGATGAATTAGAAGCCGTGCTTGCTCATGAAATGGCTCATATTGGCAATGGAGATATGGTGACAATGACATTGTTGCAGGGAGTGGTTAATACTTTTGTTTTTTTCTGGGCTAACCGCATTGCTGATGTTGTAGCCCGAAAAGAAGATGGGGAGGTATCTCATAGTATTTATTATCTGGTAAGTATGATTTTGCAGACAGTGTTCGGTTTTCTGGCAAGTTTAATAGTTATGTGGTTTAGTCGCCAGCGCGAATATCGTGCAGATGCGGGAGCAGCACGTCTGGTGGGTGCGCCTAAAATGATAGCAGCACTGCAAAGATTAAAAGGTGAAACCAGTCATTTACCTGCTGGTATGCAGGCTTTTGGAATTGCCAGTGAAACTGCTGATGCTCTTTTCAGTACTCATCCGACACTGGATAACCGGATTAATCGCTTACGTCAGATGTGA
- the hemC gene encoding hydroxymethylbilane synthase: protein MTKNDLVIASRESTLAMWQAHYVQQCLQTAYPGLSVEIQGMTTRGDQILHQSLSKIGGKGLFIKELELALQKGTADIAVHSLKDVPMQLPDNFILAAITERANPFDAFVSHQFSCLADLPANAIVGTSSLRREAQIRLLYPDLQVKPLRGNVQTRLDKLDRQEYAAIILAAAGLERLGLEQRIQCILSPEILLPAAGQGALAIEVAAHREDLLTLLQPLHHPVTAACVTAERTLARVLGGSCQVPLAAYCTEKSGMLELRGLVASVDGVTVLQASEKANISEAEQLGLMVAQQLADQGAQQLINDVLSTR, encoded by the coding sequence ATGACAAAAAATGATTTAGTCATTGCCAGCCGCGAAAGCACTTTGGCTATGTGGCAGGCTCATTATGTACAGCAATGTCTTCAGACTGCATATCCGGGGTTATCTGTTGAAATTCAGGGTATGACAACCCGGGGTGATCAGATATTGCATCAGTCTTTATCCAAAATAGGTGGTAAGGGATTATTTATAAAAGAGCTTGAGTTAGCCTTGCAAAAGGGAACAGCAGATATTGCTGTGCACTCTCTTAAAGATGTTCCTATGCAACTTCCGGATAACTTTATCTTGGCAGCAATAACTGAGCGGGCTAATCCGTTTGATGCATTTGTTTCTCATCAGTTTAGCTGTTTGGCTGATTTACCAGCTAATGCCATAGTCGGAACTTCAAGTCTGCGTCGGGAAGCTCAGATTAGGTTGCTGTATCCTGATTTGCAGGTAAAGCCTCTGCGGGGTAATGTGCAAACACGTCTGGATAAACTTGACAGACAGGAATATGCTGCAATTATTCTTGCTGCAGCCGGTCTTGAGCGACTGGGTTTAGAGCAGCGAATTCAGTGTATATTATCTCCAGAAATATTGCTGCCAGCTGCCGGTCAGGGGGCGCTGGCTATAGAGGTTGCCGCTCATCGTGAGGACTTACTGACTTTATTACAACCATTACACCATCCTGTTACAGCAGCCTGTGTTACTGCAGAACGTACTCTGGCACGTGTACTTGGTGGTAGCTGTCAGGTACCGCTGGCAGCGTATTGTACTGAGAAATCCGGCATGCTTGAGTTACGTGGTTTAGTGGCATCTGTAGATGGTGTAACAGTGTTGCAAGCCAGTGAAAAGGCAAATATTAGTGAAGCAGAGCAACTGGGTTTGATGGTTGCACAGCAGCTCGCTGATCAAGGTGCGCAGCAGTTAATTAATGATGTTTTATCTACCCGATGA
- a CDS encoding SIR2 family NAD-dependent protein deacylase encodes MPNSNRQHIVVLTGSGISAESGLQTFRNQGGLWEGERVEDVATPEAFKRQPLYVLNFYNHLRRQLLKTEPNSAHVALKRLEDGYDVDIITQNVDDLHERAGSTHVLHLHGELLKARSCVDENYIVDCLEDQNVTDVDVNGFPMRPHIVWFGEAVPMIEQAIQVMRSADIAIIIGTSLQVYPAAGLIRYIPPNAEIYLVDPQPIDGLQNVQIIRASAQTGVSGLVNELLQRPEAHSLSC; translated from the coding sequence ATGCCCAACTCAAACAGACAGCATATTGTTGTATTAACCGGATCCGGTATTAGTGCTGAAAGCGGTTTACAGACTTTTCGTAATCAGGGAGGTTTGTGGGAGGGTGAACGTGTAGAGGATGTGGCAACACCGGAGGCATTTAAGCGTCAGCCATTATATGTGCTTAATTTTTATAATCACCTAAGACGTCAACTGCTAAAAACCGAACCCAATTCTGCTCATGTTGCTCTGAAACGTCTGGAAGATGGTTATGATGTAGATATAATTACTCAAAATGTAGATGATTTGCATGAGCGAGCCGGAAGTACTCATGTTTTACATTTACATGGTGAGTTATTAAAAGCCAGAAGCTGTGTTGATGAAAATTATATTGTGGATTGCCTGGAGGATCAGAACGTAACAGATGTAGATGTTAATGGTTTTCCGATGAGGCCGCATATTGTCTGGTTTGGTGAGGCAGTGCCTATGATTGAGCAGGCTATACAAGTGATGCGTTCAGCTGATATTGCAATTATCATTGGCACTTCCTTGCAGGTTTATCCGGCCGCTGGTCTAATCCGGTATATACCACCGAACGCTGAAATTTACCTTGTTGATCCCCAGCCGATTGATGGCTTGCAAAATGTACAGATTATTCGCGCCTCGGCTCAGACTGGTGTATCTGGTCTTGTTAATGAATTACTGCAACGTCCTGAAGCACATTCTTTATCCTGCTGA
- the cls gene encoding cardiolipin synthase: MLHDIPWAEILVVLHVIVVTVLVVRVLYHQRNTGVSVAWILMLMAFPLVGAVGYLLIGEPRLGSRRLRRQNELVKFYQGFSNKYLHNFNQHACSGLNERYHGISLIAADKTGFEATEYNHLKLLTNDEEIIAAIRYDIQHAKTSCLLAFYIVDPQGEIIKLLNDAIAAAQRGVVTSMLVDSIGSVKFWRSDWPQRLRNAGITLTEALPVQLWRTFLVRADLRNHRKIAVIDQKIGYTGSFNLVDPRFFKKNAGVGQWVDVMMRCEGSLVQPLAAVFAGDMAVETESNLMQVQQWVDSYGKQALLHNLQVAQQEQSGVVVQVIPSAPEQGSPVIYDTIVNAIHAATRRIIITTPYFVPDDALLLALTTAATRGVDVTLIVPEAVDSMLVKYASRAYYPRLLQAGVKIALFKGGLLHAKTLTVDSDYTLFGTVNMDMRSFYLNMEISLAIYDESMTETVVALQSTYLKACEYIELKTWQARSKWWGLVENTVRLVGPLL; the protein is encoded by the coding sequence ATGTTACATGATATACCCTGGGCTGAAATTCTTGTTGTATTACATGTGATTGTGGTTACTGTTCTGGTAGTGAGAGTGTTATACCATCAGCGTAATACCGGAGTTTCCGTTGCTTGGATTCTGATGTTAATGGCTTTTCCTTTAGTCGGGGCTGTAGGCTACTTGTTAATTGGCGAACCCAGGCTAGGTTCACGCCGGCTACGTCGTCAGAATGAACTGGTGAAATTTTATCAGGGATTCAGTAATAAATATCTGCATAATTTCAATCAGCATGCTTGTAGTGGTCTGAATGAGCGTTATCATGGTATCAGTTTGATTGCAGCCGATAAAACCGGATTTGAGGCTACCGAATACAATCACTTAAAGCTTCTTACCAATGATGAAGAAATCATTGCCGCCATTCGTTATGATATTCAGCATGCGAAAACAAGCTGTTTACTGGCTTTTTATATTGTTGATCCGCAGGGAGAAATTATTAAACTGCTGAATGATGCCATTGCAGCAGCACAACGAGGTGTGGTTACCAGTATGCTGGTTGACAGTATTGGTAGTGTAAAATTCTGGCGTAGTGACTGGCCTCAGCGTTTACGCAATGCAGGTATTACTTTGACTGAAGCTTTACCCGTTCAATTATGGCGTACTTTTCTTGTACGCGCAGATTTGCGGAATCATCGTAAAATTGCGGTTATAGATCAGAAAATTGGCTATACCGGCAGTTTTAATCTGGTCGACCCGCGTTTTTTCAAAAAAAATGCCGGTGTCGGACAATGGGTTGATGTAATGATGCGTTGTGAAGGAAGTCTGGTACAACCTCTGGCCGCAGTATTTGCCGGTGATATGGCAGTAGAAACTGAATCGAATTTAATGCAGGTACAGCAATGGGTAGACAGTTACGGTAAACAGGCGCTCCTGCATAATCTGCAAGTTGCACAACAGGAGCAAAGTGGTGTAGTAGTACAAGTGATTCCTTCAGCACCTGAACAAGGCAGTCCGGTTATTTACGACACAATTGTTAATGCAATCCACGCCGCTACACGACGTATTATTATTACGACGCCTTATTTTGTTCCGGATGATGCTTTGCTGCTGGCTTTAACTACGGCTGCTACCAGGGGAGTGGATGTTACTCTGATTGTACCGGAAGCAGTGGATTCAATGCTGGTGAAATATGCTTCACGTGCATATTATCCAAGACTATTACAGGCTGGGGTGAAAATTGCTTTGTTTAAGGGCGGGCTGTTACATGCTAAAACTTTAACTGTAGATAGTGATTACACTTTGTTTGGTACTGTAAATATGGATATGCGCAGTTTTTATCTCAATATGGAAATTAGTCTGGCAATTTATGATGAAAGTATGACTGAAACAGTAGTGGCGTTACAGAGTACTTATTTGAAAGCTTGTGAATATATCGAACTGAAAACATGGCAGGCTCGTTCAAAGTGGTGGGGGCTGGTGGAGAATACAGTGCGTCTGGTTGGTCCATTGTTATAA
- a CDS encoding acetylornithine/succinyldiaminopimelate transaminase, which translates to MHNYLTPNFTFAPILPDHAQGSRVWDDNGQEYIDLAGGIAVNALGHCHPALIQALTAQAHKLWHISNIYTTQPAQDLAKRLVENTFAEQVFFCNSGAEANEAAFKLARKYARDHFAGTEKHEIIACVNGFHGRTLFTVSVGGQPKYSNDFAPLPTGIKHIPFNDSSAVRAAVNDKTCAVVIEPIQGESGVLPATEEFLQAAREACDRHQALLIFDEVQTGMGRTGKLFAHQYYDVQPDIVSSAKALGCGIPIGAMLTTAHIGNSFTPGSHGSTFGGNPLACAVGCAAFDIINTPETMQNVLQQGKKLQAGLQELAESTGVFSQVRGQGLLLGCVMSEAYSGKAAQLMQLALQHGLLVLVAGNNVLRLAPSLLLSDADLQAGLQRLKAAITAFIHI; encoded by the coding sequence ATGCACAACTACTTAACCCCGAATTTTACTTTTGCACCTATACTGCCGGATCATGCACAGGGCAGTCGGGTGTGGGATGATAATGGTCAGGAATATATAGATTTAGCCGGCGGTATTGCTGTTAATGCACTGGGGCATTGCCATCCTGCGTTAATTCAGGCACTGACTGCACAGGCACACAAGCTTTGGCATATTTCTAATATTTATACAACACAGCCGGCACAGGATTTGGCAAAAAGACTCGTAGAAAATACCTTTGCTGAGCAAGTATTTTTCTGTAATTCCGGAGCAGAAGCCAATGAGGCTGCTTTCAAGCTGGCTCGCAAGTATGCACGAGATCATTTTGCCGGAACTGAAAAACATGAAATTATAGCTTGTGTAAACGGATTTCATGGACGTACTTTGTTTACGGTATCAGTAGGCGGGCAACCTAAATACAGTAATGATTTTGCACCTTTACCTACCGGAATTAAACATATTCCGTTTAATGATTCCTCAGCCGTTCGGGCAGCTGTTAACGATAAAACCTGTGCAGTAGTCATTGAACCTATTCAGGGGGAAAGCGGAGTATTGCCGGCAACTGAAGAATTTTTGCAGGCAGCCAGAGAGGCTTGTGACCGGCATCAGGCTTTATTGATTTTTGATGAAGTACAAACAGGTATGGGGCGGACGGGAAAACTGTTTGCCCATCAATATTATGATGTTCAGCCGGATATAGTTTCCAGCGCCAAAGCTTTGGGTTGTGGTATTCCTATTGGTGCAATGCTGACCACAGCTCATATAGGGAATAGTTTTACGCCGGGCAGCCATGGCAGTACTTTTGGTGGTAATCCGTTGGCCTGTGCCGTCGGCTGTGCTGCATTTGATATTATTAATACACCGGAAACAATGCAGAATGTGCTTCAGCAAGGGAAAAAATTACAGGCAGGTTTGCAGGAACTTGCTGAATCAACTGGCGTATTTTCTCAGGTAAGGGGTCAGGGATTACTACTTGGCTGTGTTATGTCTGAGGCATATTCCGGAAAGGCTGCTCAGTTAATGCAATTGGCTTTACAACATGGTTTGCTGGTTTTGGTTGCCGGTAATAATGTCTTGCGTCTGGCTCCGAGTCTGTTATTGAGTGATGCTGATTTACAGGCAGGATTACAACGACTGAAAGCAGCGATTACGGCTTTTATACATATCTGA
- the hemE gene encoding uroporphyrinogen decarboxylase, protein MAVLHNDIFLRALLKQPVEYTPVWLMRQAGRYLPEYRETRAKAGSFLALCHNPALATEVTLQPLERFALDAAILFSDILTVPDAMGLGLHFVEGEGPKFTHPLQHENDVTRLQVPDMNRLRYVFDAVHSIRKALNGRVPLIGFSGSPFTLACYMVEGQGSRDFRLLKTMLYQRPQLLHRILDINAQTVTAYLNEQIAAGAQAVQIFDTWGGILSDKAFQEFDLRYLQQVISGLQREADGRRVPIIIFTKGGGQWLEQLAALGADALGVDWTVNLQQARQLVGQQVALQGNLDPLALFGDSKSITDEVKRLLAAYGAGSGHVFNLGHGINQYTNPEMVKCAVDAVHRISAEYHQN, encoded by the coding sequence ATGGCAGTTTTACATAACGATATTTTTTTACGTGCTTTACTAAAGCAGCCGGTTGAATATACGCCGGTATGGTTAATGAGACAGGCTGGACGCTATTTACCGGAGTACAGAGAAACACGGGCGAAAGCCGGCAGTTTTCTTGCACTTTGTCATAATCCAGCGCTGGCTACAGAGGTGACTCTTCAGCCATTGGAGCGTTTTGCACTGGATGCTGCTATTTTGTTTTCCGATATTCTCACTGTACCGGATGCAATGGGGCTGGGTTTGCATTTTGTCGAAGGTGAAGGACCTAAATTTACTCATCCATTGCAGCATGAAAACGATGTGACACGTTTACAGGTTCCTGATATGAACCGTTTGCGCTATGTGTTCGATGCTGTTCATAGTATACGTAAAGCTTTAAACGGTCGTGTACCATTAATTGGTTTTTCTGGCAGCCCTTTTACATTAGCCTGTTATATGGTTGAAGGACAAGGCAGCCGGGATTTTCGTTTATTGAAAACCATGCTTTATCAGCGACCGCAATTGTTACACCGGATACTGGATATTAATGCGCAGACTGTAACTGCTTATTTGAATGAACAGATAGCTGCAGGTGCACAGGCCGTACAGATTTTTGATACATGGGGCGGAATTCTCAGCGATAAAGCTTTTCAGGAGTTTGATTTACGCTATCTGCAACAGGTCATTTCAGGCTTACAGCGTGAAGCAGATGGTCGTCGGGTACCAATCATTATATTTACTAAAGGCGGTGGCCAGTGGCTGGAACAATTAGCTGCACTGGGTGCTGATGCGTTAGGTGTGGACTGGACTGTCAATTTACAGCAGGCACGTCAGTTGGTCGGACAGCAGGTGGCGTTACAGGGAAATCTTGACCCGCTGGCTCTATTTGGTGATTCAAAAAGTATTACAGACGAAGTTAAACGTTTACTTGCTGCTTACGGTGCTGGCAGCGGACATGTATTTAATCTGGGTCATGGTATCAATCAATATACTAATCCGGAAATGGTGAAATGTGCAGTAGATGCGGTACATCGCATTTCTGCAGAATATCATCAGAATTAA
- a CDS encoding uroporphyrinogen-III C-methyltransferase, with translation MSEQQNAQAGQPPEQEKQPMLVNKQGEVSAPHESATSAVTEATNKDQNTTHQTMNSQKNNTVSDASASSIPVQPSPAKQSQSGSGKGIALGALVLSLLALGASGFLFVEGQNQLKNQQIQFDQKIDNAGISASKTAVSIETSLTRIDELSRQLQEIQTQQKTQGDNVDRLTRAYQELVKNRTDWLVDEIEATLNLASQQLLISGNVPVAVNVLESLDGRLSRFDQPQLLPIKKAISTDLENLKNRPYLDVASVSLRLNRLESAIAGLPLVVESQLQPGVTSNTPVNPNASWWQRTWQNTLHSLRSMVEVRHINHNDSMLMSPEQIYFVRENLRLRLLDARIALIQRRGEVYVADLNGAEAAVKQYFDSGSAATQSWLKELTQLKTLNVQTSQDNSLSASLAAVREYQNQSGMDMSTALPDLSASSASNVPVHTEQQQASPINSNNASAASSSRQGDHSL, from the coding sequence ATGAGTGAACAACAGAATGCACAGGCTGGCCAGCCTCCTGAACAGGAAAAGCAGCCAATGCTGGTGAATAAACAAGGCGAAGTTAGTGCTCCGCACGAATCGGCTACTTCTGCGGTTACTGAAGCTACCAATAAAGATCAAAACACGACACATCAAACTATGAATTCCCAAAAAAACAACACAGTATCAGATGCTTCTGCATCTAGTATTCCTGTTCAGCCATCTCCGGCAAAACAGTCGCAATCCGGCTCAGGTAAGGGAATTGCTCTGGGCGCACTGGTATTATCATTACTGGCTCTGGGAGCCAGTGGGTTTTTATTTGTTGAAGGACAGAATCAGCTTAAAAACCAGCAGATACAATTTGATCAGAAAATCGACAATGCTGGAATTAGTGCCAGCAAAACAGCTGTTTCAATAGAAACCAGCCTGACACGCATTGATGAGTTAAGTCGTCAGTTGCAGGAAATTCAAACCCAACAGAAAACTCAGGGTGATAATGTAGACCGGCTTACCCGTGCCTATCAGGAGCTGGTAAAAAATCGTACTGACTGGCTGGTTGATGAAATAGAAGCTACATTGAATCTTGCCTCTCAGCAGTTGCTGATTTCCGGTAATGTTCCTGTTGCAGTTAATGTACTTGAAAGTCTGGATGGCCGGCTATCCCGCTTTGACCAGCCGCAATTGCTGCCTATCAAAAAGGCTATAAGCACTGATTTGGAAAATCTGAAAAACCGGCCTTATCTGGATGTTGCCAGTGTTTCATTGCGTCTGAATCGTCTTGAGTCTGCTATAGCAGGTCTGCCGTTAGTAGTTGAAAGTCAGTTACAGCCCGGAGTGACAAGTAATACACCGGTAAATCCAAATGCTTCATGGTGGCAGCGTACATGGCAAAATACTTTGCACTCTTTACGCAGTATGGTAGAAGTGCGTCACATTAATCACAATGATTCAATGCTAATGTCGCCTGAACAGATATATTTTGTACGTGAAAATCTGCGGCTGCGATTGCTGGATGCACGTATTGCTCTGATTCAGCGTCGCGGAGAAGTCTATGTTGCTGATTTAAATGGTGCAGAAGCTGCTGTTAAGCAATATTTTGACAGTGGTTCAGCAGCAACGCAGTCGTGGCTGAAAGAATTAACTCAGTTAAAGACACTTAACGTGCAAACTAGTCAGGACAATAGTCTGTCAGCCAGCCTGGCTGCTGTACGTGAATACCAGAATCAGTCTGGAATGGATATGTCAACGGCGTTGCCGGATTTAAGTGCATCATCTGCCAGCAATGTACCGGTACATACCGAACAACAACAGGCTAGCCCTATAAACAGTAATAATGCTTCTGCAGCGTCATCTTCCAGACAAGGAGACCATTCATTATGA
- a CDS encoding uroporphyrinogen-III synthase has product MNTLPCLVLMRPPLAATADIDCCIHYGWQPILLEYLQLQTQSAALNRLSGQSQSQNIIFWVSPSVVHIAANYVSRSDKLIHVAVGAATASALSGYGFKQIVYPENGHDSEAVLHLPVWQQRKGKLLFVRGIGGRDWLIKQLHQLGWQIEVAEVYQRNPVPINWSVISTQAEQGNLKAVYMTTTAAVRAWFTQLPPDLYAVSKSLLYLVHHPRIDAALSGYGVQTLHVPDLCRGLALLHSRST; this is encoded by the coding sequence ATGAATACTTTACCATGTCTGGTGCTAATGCGTCCGCCGCTGGCAGCCACTGCTGATATAGACTGTTGCATTCATTATGGCTGGCAACCTATTTTACTTGAATATCTGCAATTACAGACACAATCAGCGGCTTTAAACCGGCTATCTGGTCAAAGCCAGAGTCAGAATATTATTTTCTGGGTTAGCCCGAGTGTTGTACATATTGCTGCAAATTATGTTTCCCGTTCTGATAAATTAATACATGTGGCAGTGGGTGCTGCTACGGCATCAGCATTATCCGGTTATGGATTTAAACAGATTGTTTATCCGGAAAACGGACATGATAGTGAAGCAGTTTTACATTTGCCTGTATGGCAGCAGCGTAAAGGTAAATTGCTATTTGTTAGAGGTATAGGCGGCCGCGACTGGCTGATTAAGCAACTGCATCAATTAGGATGGCAAATTGAGGTAGCAGAAGTATATCAGCGAAATCCGGTACCTATAAACTGGTCAGTTATTTCAACACAGGCTGAACAGGGAAATTTGAAGGCAGTGTATATGACGACAACTGCCGCAGTCCGGGCGTGGTTTACTCAATTACCTCCGGATTTGTACGCAGTTAGCAAAAGCTTGTTATACTTAGTTCACCATCCGCGCATAGATGCTGCGTTATCCGGATATGGAGTCCAGACACTTCATGTTCCGGACTTATGTCGCGGACTGGCACTTTTGCATTCACGCAGCACCTGA
- a CDS encoding heme biosynthesis HemY N-terminal domain-containing protein, translated as MRSLLWLIVLFIVAVGVVLGAKYYSGDVYIVVEQTLIRINLQLFIGLVLLTVVLLYIFLRIVMGFVHLPGHWHHWRINHQRHQVETALNHAGLAYFEGRYQFAEREAERVLRNKQGQHSRALALLLAAHSADQMDDSTTRDRYLDEIAKLPEKQQLSRYLLLAQSALSQHNDQQARSSLEAAAKINPNLTQLVKLQLRYDWEKHDAQGVLEAVDKLSRAGALSESEQNNYQYWAYRQLLANVKEPGELKSNLNLIPVDERESTLSANIAEKYLQLGMYTQALKWVKKYYPRTHDASLLPAFNQANQYLSSKEQQKNMVTVDKWLQQNPQDPDLLLLMGELSYQQQLWGKAKTYLEASLQASNNNITRLLLAKVLEQSGQSEAAEQQRNEILATIGNNDEL; from the coding sequence ATGAGATCTCTATTATGGTTGATTGTTCTGTTTATTGTTGCAGTGGGTGTCGTACTGGGTGCGAAATATTATAGTGGTGATGTGTATATTGTAGTTGAGCAAACTCTGATACGTATCAATCTGCAGCTGTTTATTGGTCTTGTGCTGCTAACGGTAGTGCTGTTGTATATATTTTTACGCATTGTTATGGGTTTTGTGCATTTACCGGGTCACTGGCATCACTGGCGTATCAATCATCAGCGCCATCAGGTTGAAACAGCATTAAATCATGCTGGTTTAGCCTACTTTGAAGGTCGCTATCAGTTTGCTGAGCGTGAGGCTGAGCGGGTCTTACGTAATAAACAGGGGCAACACAGTCGTGCTCTGGCCTTATTACTGGCTGCGCATAGTGCTGATCAGATGGATGACAGTACAACACGAGACCGTTATTTAGATGAAATTGCAAAGTTGCCGGAAAAACAGCAGCTTTCCCGCTATTTGCTTCTGGCTCAATCAGCTTTATCACAGCACAATGATCAGCAAGCCAGAAGTTCATTGGAAGCAGCAGCCAAAATCAATCCGAATTTAACCCAGCTTGTTAAGCTGCAGTTACGATATGACTGGGAAAAGCATGATGCTCAAGGTGTTTTGGAAGCAGTTGATAAATTAAGCCGCGCAGGGGCGTTAAGCGAAAGCGAACAGAATAATTACCAATACTGGGCTTATCGACAGTTACTGGCAAATGTTAAAGAGCCGGGTGAGCTGAAAAGCAATCTTAATTTGATTCCGGTAGATGAACGTGAAAGTACACTTAGTGCAAATATTGCAGAAAAATATCTTCAGCTAGGTATGTATACTCAGGCATTGAAATGGGTAAAAAAATATTATCCGCGCACTCATGATGCTTCACTATTACCTGCATTTAATCAGGCCAATCAATATCTAAGCAGTAAAGAACAGCAAAAAAATATGGTAACCGTTGATAAGTGGTTACAACAAAATCCGCAAGACCCAGACTTACTATTGTTGATGGGTGAGTTAAGTTATCAGCAACAACTGTGGGGAAAGGCAAAAACTTATCTCGAAGCCAGTTTGCAGGCCAGTAATAATAATATAACCAGATTGTTATTAGCTAAAGTACTGGAGCAATCCGGTCAGAGCGAGGCTGCCGAGCAGCAGCGTAATGAAATTCTCGCTACGATTGGTAATAATGATGAGTTGTAA